A window of the Halobacterium hubeiense genome harbors these coding sequences:
- a CDS encoding carboxylate--amine ligase, whose translation MTFHEFEDLRDALADADFDRPPAFVANAHVTGVSVARALDAHGVPVVALDRSGDGAAPPSNAVDYAGRVTYPLDDEDGFREDVEELAAQLDHEPVAFGCMDEWALAFAETEPEGVRLPFADSETMDAVLDKSSLYETCEELGVPYPETYRLSEVDPDEAADELGFPLVIKPARKREFEEAVGTNVIEVADRGEYRDVVEMAQETGIEIMAQEKVPVARGEDHSLASYVPEDGDPLAVVGNARVRAPLGYGTSCVVERVDEPEIEERALAVIEEAGYHGISEAEFVYDRDRDEFVLLDVNTRPWKWISMPVQAGANLPMAAYADATGADYEPDPTNDARWLSLEDYLPLLAGGDLADVLSTADWEALVSGDFETSGDLTTAVYRPSDPAPIAHRLDVEFGGRDYYCSC comes from the coding sequence ATGACCTTCCACGAGTTCGAGGACCTCCGCGACGCGCTCGCGGACGCGGACTTCGACCGACCGCCAGCGTTCGTCGCGAACGCGCACGTCACGGGCGTCTCCGTCGCCCGCGCGCTCGACGCCCACGGCGTCCCCGTCGTCGCGCTCGACCGCTCCGGGGACGGCGCCGCGCCGCCGTCGAACGCCGTCGACTACGCGGGCCGCGTCACGTACCCCTTGGACGACGAGGACGGCTTCCGCGAAGACGTCGAAGAGCTCGCCGCACAACTGGACCACGAGCCGGTCGCGTTCGGCTGCATGGACGAGTGGGCGCTCGCGTTCGCCGAGACCGAACCGGAGGGCGTCCGCCTGCCGTTCGCCGACAGCGAGACGATGGACGCCGTCCTCGACAAGAGCTCGCTCTACGAGACCTGTGAGGAACTCGGCGTCCCCTACCCCGAGACGTACCGGCTCTCCGAGGTCGACCCCGACGAGGCCGCCGACGAACTCGGCTTCCCGCTCGTAATCAAGCCCGCGCGCAAGCGCGAGTTCGAGGAGGCCGTCGGCACGAACGTCATCGAGGTCGCGGACCGCGGGGAGTACCGTGACGTCGTCGAGATGGCCCAGGAGACCGGCATCGAAATCATGGCTCAGGAGAAGGTACCGGTCGCGCGCGGCGAGGACCACTCGCTGGCGTCCTACGTCCCCGAGGACGGCGACCCGCTCGCGGTCGTCGGGAACGCCCGCGTCCGCGCGCCGCTGGGCTACGGCACGTCCTGCGTCGTCGAGCGCGTGGACGAGCCCGAAATCGAGGAGCGCGCGCTCGCGGTCATCGAGGAGGCGGGCTACCACGGCATCAGCGAGGCCGAGTTCGTCTACGACCGCGACCGCGACGAGTTCGTCCTCCTCGACGTCAACACGCGCCCGTGGAAGTGGATTAGCATGCCCGTGCAGGCCGGCGCGAACCTCCCGATGGCCGCCTACGCCGACGCCACCGGCGCCGACTACGAGCCCGACCCCACGAACGACGCGCGCTGGCTCTCGCTGGAGGACTACCTCCCGCTGCTCGCCGGCGGCGACCTCGCTGACGTGCTCTCCACGGCCGACTGGGAAGCGCTCGTCTCCGGCGACTTCGAGACGAGTGGCGACCTCACGACCGCCGTCTACCGGCCCAGCGACCCCGCGCCAATCGCGCACCGCCTCGACGTCGAGTTCGGCGGCCGCGACTACTACTGCTCCTGCTGA
- a CDS encoding AIM24 family protein: MDATVEDGAGGLLVVELDGGESLLAASGSLVDYAGRLRVERAREGVLRSVANARQRQRTPVRVTADEATTARFGPSHHGSVVAADLDGEGVAATREAFVAATGDVRVGADRVGDAPARGSGLFLTTVAGDGTAYLAGRGRVERVTVPDGEQRVVAAANVVAFDADAAVSVERVGAVEDAASVCRIRGPAAVWTATRPAPGATN, translated from the coding sequence ATGGACGCGACCGTCGAGGACGGCGCGGGCGGGCTGCTCGTCGTGGAACTGGACGGCGGAGAATCCTTGCTCGCGGCGTCCGGGTCGCTGGTGGACTACGCCGGGCGGCTCCGCGTCGAGCGCGCTCGCGAGGGCGTGCTCCGGTCGGTCGCGAATGCGCGCCAGCGCCAGCGCACGCCCGTCCGCGTGACCGCCGACGAGGCGACGACCGCGCGGTTCGGGCCGTCCCACCACGGCAGCGTCGTCGCCGCCGACCTCGACGGCGAGGGCGTGGCGGCGACGCGGGAGGCGTTCGTCGCGGCGACCGGCGACGTCCGCGTGGGTGCCGACCGCGTGGGGGACGCGCCCGCCCGCGGCAGCGGGCTCTTTCTCACGACTGTCGCCGGGGACGGCACGGCGTATCTCGCGGGCCGCGGGCGCGTCGAGCGCGTGACCGTCCCCGACGGCGAGCAGCGCGTGGTCGCGGCCGCGAACGTCGTCGCGTTCGACGCGGACGCCGCGGTCTCCGTCGAGCGCGTCGGCGCCGTCGAGGACGCCGCGTCCGTCTGTCGGATTCGCGGGCCGGCGGCCGTCTGGACGGCGACGCGGCCCGCGCCGGGCGCGACGAACTAA
- a CDS encoding aminopeptidase gives MTDLRAAAETAVEQCLGLEADESCVIVTDDKRQPIGEALYDVASEITDATLLRYPPGDQHGEEPPSPVAAAMEDADVFLAPTTKSLSHTRARGAANDAGARGATLPGITEDVFTTGLDADYETIRQHCEDVLAQVEGADELHVTTPAGTDITFEPGAREWRDDTGIVHEDGDFSNLPAGEVFVSPEDANGTYVVDGTMMPHGKLDDDEQLRFEVADGFVTEISDDQVREQVEAASEQVGEDAYNLAELGIGTNVAVTELVGSVLLDEKAAGTVHIAIGDDAGIGGDTDAPLHLDGIIREPTVFADGEEVELPSP, from the coding sequence ATGACCGACCTGCGAGCGGCCGCCGAGACCGCCGTCGAACAGTGCCTCGGCCTCGAAGCCGACGAGTCCTGCGTCATCGTGACGGACGACAAGCGCCAGCCAATCGGCGAGGCGCTGTACGACGTCGCGAGCGAGATTACGGACGCGACGCTCCTCCGATATCCGCCGGGCGACCAGCACGGCGAGGAGCCGCCCAGTCCCGTCGCCGCTGCGATGGAAGACGCGGACGTGTTCCTCGCGCCGACGACGAAGAGCCTGAGTCACACGCGCGCTCGCGGCGCCGCCAACGACGCCGGCGCCCGCGGCGCGACCCTCCCCGGCATCACGGAGGACGTGTTCACCACAGGACTGGACGCCGACTACGAGACCATCCGCCAGCACTGCGAAGACGTACTCGCGCAGGTCGAGGGCGCCGACGAACTCCACGTGACGACGCCCGCGGGCACGGACATCACGTTCGAGCCGGGCGCCCGCGAGTGGCGCGACGACACCGGCATCGTCCACGAGGACGGCGACTTCTCGAATCTCCCCGCTGGCGAGGTGTTCGTCTCCCCCGAAGATGCGAACGGGACGTACGTCGTGGACGGCACGATGATGCCCCACGGGAAACTGGACGACGACGAACAGCTCCGCTTCGAGGTCGCGGACGGCTTCGTGACCGAGATTTCGGACGACCAAGTCCGCGAGCAGGTCGAAGCCGCCAGCGAGCAGGTCGGCGAGGACGCCTACAACCTCGCGGAACTCGGCATCGGCACGAACGTCGCCGTCACCGAACTCGTCGGGAGCGTCCTCCTCGACGAGAAGGCTGCGGGGACGGTCCACATCGCCATCGGAGACGACGCCGGCATCGGCGGCGACACCGACGCGCCGCTGCACCTCGACGGCATCATCCGGGAGCCCACGGTCTTCGCCGACGGCGAAGAAGTCGAACTGCCGAGTCCGTAA
- a CDS encoding 50S ribosomal protein L16, which produces MSEKPASMYRKIDKPSYTRRDYVTGIPGSKIAQHQMGDLQADADDYPVQISLVPEEECQLRHGSLEAARLSANRHLIKELGEGNYKMQLRKFPHQIIRENKQATGAGADRVSDGMRQAFGVPVGTAARIYPGEQLFTAYCDVDQAEEVKEAFRRAYNKITPPCKINVERGEELLVR; this is translated from the coding sequence ATGTCCGAGAAGCCGGCCTCCATGTACCGGAAAATCGACAAGCCGTCGTACACCCGTCGCGACTACGTCACGGGCATTCCGGGCTCGAAGATTGCACAGCACCAGATGGGCGACCTGCAGGCGGACGCAGACGACTACCCCGTCCAGATCAGCCTCGTCCCCGAGGAGGAGTGTCAGCTCCGCCACGGCTCGCTTGAGGCCGCGCGCCTCTCCGCGAACCGCCACCTCATCAAGGAACTCGGCGAGGGCAACTACAAGATGCAGCTCCGCAAGTTCCCCCACCAGATCATCCGGGAGAACAAGCAGGCGACCGGCGCGGGTGCGGACCGCGTCTCCGACGGGATGCGCCAGGCGTTCGGCGTCCCGGTCGGCACCGCGGCCCGCATCTACCCCGGCGAGCAGCTGTTCACCGCGTACTGCGACGTCGACCAGGCGGAGGAAGTCAAGGAGGCGTTCCGCCGCGCCTACAACAAGATCACGCCGCCGTGCAAGATTAACGTCGAGCGCGGCGAAGAACTGCTGGTCCGGTAA
- a CDS encoding SHOCT domain-containing protein has protein sequence MLRQYSTRRLVAGALAVTATAVAVPALAAGFGGAAAPMHRAAGGHAMGGHAMGGGWLGGPVWWLVLVGVVAVGLLALTRGDSGDGDDALAAARRAYARGDLTDEEYERRREALRRDD, from the coding sequence ATGCTACGACAGTACTCGACTCGTCGTCTCGTCGCCGGCGCGCTCGCGGTGACTGCCACGGCCGTCGCAGTGCCCGCGCTCGCTGCGGGATTCGGGGGCGCTGCCGCGCCGATGCACCGAGCAGCTGGCGGACACGCGATGGGCGGGCACGCGATGGGCGGCGGCTGGCTCGGTGGCCCGGTGTGGTGGCTGGTCCTCGTCGGCGTCGTCGCCGTCGGGCTCCTCGCCCTCACTCGCGGCGATTCCGGCGACGGCGACGACGCGCTGGCGGCCGCCCGCAGGGCGTACGCCCGCGGCGACCTCACGGACGAGGAGTACGAGCGGCGCCGTGAGGCCCTCCGCCGCGACGACTGA
- a CDS encoding type II glyceraldehyde-3-phosphate dehydrogenase, which translates to MIRVGINGYGTIGKRVADAVRDQPDMDVVGVAKTSPNYEAEQAVERGYDLYAAIEDRSHKFAEAGIETAGLVDDLVAQSDVVVDATPSGVGAQNRALYEEYDTPAIYQGGEDADVADVSFNARSNYDDAVGAEHVRVVSCNTTGLSRLLAPLREAYGVEKVRATLVRRGGDPSQPSRGPINDALPDPISIPSHHGPDVNTIFPDLDIDTLGLKVPTTLMHMHAINVTLAAEPDAAEVRELLGEQSRITVVDEHLGIEGTGQLKEWALDRGRPRGDLWENCLWGESVTTEGSDFYCFQAIHQESDVVPENVDAIRAVTDSADAAESVATTNDSLGI; encoded by the coding sequence ATGATTCGCGTCGGCATCAACGGCTACGGCACCATCGGGAAGCGCGTCGCGGACGCGGTCCGCGACCAGCCGGACATGGACGTCGTCGGCGTCGCCAAGACCAGCCCGAACTACGAGGCCGAACAGGCAGTCGAGCGCGGCTACGACCTCTACGCCGCCATCGAGGACCGCTCGCACAAGTTCGCGGAAGCCGGCATCGAGACCGCGGGCCTGGTCGACGACCTCGTCGCGCAGAGCGACGTCGTCGTGGACGCCACGCCCTCCGGCGTCGGCGCGCAGAACCGCGCGCTCTACGAGGAGTACGACACGCCCGCCATCTACCAGGGCGGCGAGGACGCCGACGTCGCGGACGTCTCGTTCAACGCGCGCTCGAACTACGACGACGCCGTCGGCGCCGAGCACGTGCGCGTCGTCTCCTGTAACACGACCGGGCTCTCCCGGCTGCTCGCGCCGCTCCGCGAGGCGTACGGCGTCGAGAAGGTGCGCGCGACGCTCGTGCGCCGCGGCGGCGACCCCAGCCAGCCGTCTCGTGGCCCCATCAACGACGCGCTCCCGGACCCCATCTCGATTCCGAGCCACCACGGCCCCGACGTCAACACCATCTTCCCCGACCTCGACATCGACACGCTCGGGCTGAAGGTGCCGACGACGCTGATGCACATGCACGCCATCAACGTCACGCTCGCCGCCGAACCCGACGCCGCCGAAGTGCGGGAACTGCTCGGCGAGCAGTCCCGCATCACGGTCGTCGACGAACACCTCGGCATCGAGGGCACCGGCCAGCTCAAGGAGTGGGCGCTCGACCGCGGCCGTCCCCGGGGCGACCTCTGGGAGAACTGCCTCTGGGGGGAGTCCGTCACGACGGAGGGCAGCGACTTCTACTGCTTCCAGGCCATCCACCAGGAGTCCGACGTCGTCCCCGAGAACGTGGACGCGATTCGCGCGGTCACCGACAGCGCCGACGCCGCCGAGTCCGTCGCCACCACCAACGACAGCCTCGGAATCTGA
- a CDS encoding ATP-grasp domain-containing protein encodes MLGLAVANDAETFQRMREPLAERGIRAEHVSVREHVTRLADPPFDPARFDAGFVFPGRLMEGGVVDAFLDVPWVNNRAAVLRSRNKAGALATLADAGVPVPETVYVSNPADENEVRAAFEAFDAPVVVKPNSTTRGVGVTKVHDADSLDGVTDYLELVHDYRATGDKSYLIQEFLPEAADYRVMVLDGEVVGAVRRAAPDGWKHNVHRGADAAGVALPDELRELAVDAADALDVDFLGVDVLVTDERAVVNETNARPTIDDEQKYEKGFYDRLAALVERTAEQ; translated from the coding sequence ATGCTCGGGCTGGCGGTCGCCAACGACGCGGAGACGTTCCAGCGGATGCGCGAGCCGCTCGCCGAGCGCGGGATTCGCGCAGAGCACGTCTCCGTCCGCGAGCACGTCACCCGCCTCGCCGACCCGCCGTTCGACCCCGCGCGCTTCGACGCGGGGTTCGTGTTCCCGGGGCGGCTGATGGAGGGCGGCGTCGTGGACGCGTTCCTCGACGTGCCGTGGGTGAACAACCGCGCGGCCGTGCTGCGCTCCCGGAACAAGGCCGGCGCGCTGGCGACGCTCGCGGACGCCGGCGTGCCCGTCCCCGAGACGGTGTACGTCTCGAACCCCGCCGACGAGAACGAGGTTCGGGCGGCGTTCGAGGCCTTCGACGCGCCCGTCGTCGTGAAGCCGAACTCCACGACGCGCGGCGTCGGCGTCACGAAAGTCCACGACGCGGACTCGCTGGACGGCGTCACCGACTACCTCGAACTGGTCCACGACTACCGTGCGACCGGCGACAAGTCCTACCTGATTCAGGAATTCCTGCCCGAAGCCGCGGACTACCGCGTGATGGTCTTAGATGGTGAGGTCGTCGGCGCCGTCCGGCGCGCGGCGCCCGACGGCTGGAAGCACAACGTCCACCGCGGCGCGGACGCCGCGGGCGTCGCGTTGCCCGACGAACTCCGAGAACTCGCGGTGGACGCGGCCGATGCGCTGGACGTGGACTTCCTCGGCGTGGACGTGCTCGTGACCGACGAGCGCGCGGTCGTCAACGAGACGAACGCGCGCCCGACCATCGACGACGAACAAAAATACGAGAAGGGATTCTACGACAGGCTCGCGGCGCTCGTCGAACGGACGGCAGAACAGTAG
- a CDS encoding universal stress protein, translated as MAIQNLLLAVGPSDDERIEPMARTATDIAGPAGATVTLAHVFTREEYEDTADRLGFGPDDEVTPDVVARRHATIRDLGDQLDDAGVDYDVRGHVGGHGESIVELADDVDADIAVVGGRKRSPTGKAVFGSTAQTVLLSAPCPVTFVRSDH; from the coding sequence ATGGCTATCCAGAACCTGCTGCTCGCGGTCGGTCCGAGCGACGACGAGCGAATCGAGCCGATGGCGCGCACCGCCACGGACATCGCCGGGCCGGCGGGCGCGACGGTGACGCTCGCGCACGTCTTCACGCGCGAGGAGTACGAGGACACAGCCGACCGCCTCGGCTTCGGGCCGGACGACGAGGTGACGCCGGACGTCGTGGCGCGCCGCCACGCGACCATTCGCGACCTCGGCGACCAGCTCGACGACGCCGGCGTCGACTACGACGTGCGCGGACACGTCGGCGGCCACGGCGAGAGCATCGTCGAACTCGCGGACGACGTGGACGCCGACATCGCGGTAGTCGGCGGGCGGAAGCGCTCGCCGACCGGAAAGGCCGTCTTCGGCAGCACCGCCCAGACCGTGCTGCTGTCGGCGCCCTGTCCCGTGACGTTCGTGCGCAGCGACCACTGA
- a CDS encoding Hsp20/alpha crystallin family protein, with protein MRRDDRDDPFDDIFREIERMMDEMMDGTNGFEGDQSGFSTDTHVDVHETDDEVRVIADLPGVEKEDISVQCDGEQVTISASSDLREYDERIGLPGPVDPRSGAASYNNGILEVTFERTGESTNIDVE; from the coding sequence ATGAGACGCGACGACCGGGACGACCCATTCGACGACATCTTCCGCGAGATCGAGCGGATGATGGACGAGATGATGGACGGCACGAACGGGTTCGAGGGCGACCAGTCCGGCTTCTCGACGGACACCCACGTCGACGTCCACGAGACCGACGACGAGGTCCGCGTCATCGCCGACCTCCCCGGCGTCGAGAAGGAGGACATCTCCGTGCAGTGCGACGGCGAGCAGGTCACTATCAGCGCGAGCAGCGACCTCCGCGAGTACGACGAGCGCATCGGCCTCCCCGGCCCCGTGGACCCGCGCTCGGGGGCCGCGAGCTACAACAACGGCATCCTCGAAGTCACGTTCGAGCGCACCGGCGAGTCGACGAACATCGACGTCGAGTAG
- a CDS encoding HVO_0476 family zinc finger protein yields MSENVGEHVPFECPSCSPDLETVHEVLTTGGGNATVKCTDCGHVHKEPVEEETTVSVDVVVSQDGESFTGTAEFDPEETVYEGDEFVVETEAVIAQVRVTSIEVGPEDRTTRADAADIDTVWARDVGNVSVDVTINPKEDSEEGSRSIEVHVPGDYEFAVGETEEFGEEAFTVTGIHVRENAIDSYKFPKLGDEGDVVFAKDVKRVYGDDETSGAWSPW; encoded by the coding sequence ATGAGCGAAAACGTCGGGGAGCACGTCCCCTTCGAGTGTCCGTCGTGTTCGCCGGACCTCGAAACCGTCCACGAGGTACTCACCACTGGTGGCGGGAACGCGACCGTGAAGTGTACCGACTGCGGCCACGTCCACAAGGAGCCCGTCGAGGAGGAGACCACCGTCAGCGTCGACGTCGTCGTCTCGCAGGACGGCGAGTCCTTCACGGGGACCGCGGAGTTCGACCCCGAGGAGACCGTCTACGAGGGCGACGAGTTCGTCGTCGAGACCGAGGCGGTCATCGCGCAGGTTCGCGTGACCAGCATCGAGGTCGGCCCGGAGGACCGCACGACGCGCGCGGACGCCGCCGACATCGACACGGTGTGGGCGCGCGACGTCGGCAACGTCAGCGTGGACGTCACCATCAACCCGAAGGAGGACAGCGAGGAGGGCAGCCGGAGCATCGAGGTCCACGTCCCCGGCGACTACGAGTTCGCGGTCGGCGAGACCGAGGAGTTCGGCGAGGAGGCGTTCACCGTCACGGGCATCCACGTCCGCGAGAACGCGATTGACAGCTACAAGTTCCCGAAGCTCGGCGACGAGGGCGACGTGGTGTTCGCGAAGGACGTCAAGCGCGTGTACGGCGACGACGAGACCAGCGGCGCCTGGTCCCCCTGGTAA
- a CDS encoding protein-L-isoaspartate(D-aspartate) O-methyltransferase, with amino-acid sequence MTDEEPDSDDEFASERDDLADALAKRPNVSERVADAIRAVPRHEFVPADQRDAAYDDRPLPIGEGQTVSAPHVVAIMADELDLREDDRVLEVGTGCGYHAAVTAELVGAEHVYSIEYVEALAERARENLARAGYGDVSVRHGDGHDGWPEHAPYDAAYLTCAAPEFPDAVVKQVRNGGRLVGPIGDASQRLVRAEKNEDGGLVESDEGPVRFVRMQGGE; translated from the coding sequence ATGACCGACGAGGAACCTGATTCTGACGACGAGTTCGCGAGCGAGCGCGACGACCTCGCGGACGCACTCGCCAAGCGGCCGAACGTCAGCGAGCGCGTCGCGGACGCGATTCGCGCGGTGCCGCGCCACGAGTTCGTGCCCGCAGACCAGCGGGACGCGGCGTACGACGACCGCCCGCTCCCAATCGGGGAGGGCCAGACCGTCAGCGCGCCACACGTCGTCGCCATCATGGCGGACGAACTGGACCTCCGCGAGGACGACCGCGTGCTCGAAGTCGGGACGGGCTGTGGCTACCACGCCGCCGTCACCGCCGAGCTCGTCGGCGCCGAGCACGTCTACTCAATCGAGTACGTCGAGGCGCTCGCCGAGCGAGCGCGCGAGAACCTCGCCCGCGCGGGCTACGGCGACGTGTCGGTCCGACACGGCGACGGCCACGACGGCTGGCCCGAGCACGCGCCCTACGACGCCGCGTACCTGACGTGTGCGGCGCCCGAGTTCCCGGACGCAGTCGTCAAGCAAGTGCGGAACGGCGGTCGGTTGGTCGGGCCGATTGGCGACGCCAGCCAGCGCCTCGTCCGCGCGGAGAAGAACGAGGACGGCGGGCTCGTGGAATCGGACGAAGGCCCCGTGCGGTTCGTGCGGATGCAGGGCGGCGAGTAG
- a CDS encoding ROK family protein → MPYYVGVDLGATNLRAAVANDDATVLATDKRPTPRGPTGIQVTEAVLDAVRAACEDAGVTPAEVRAAGIGSIGPLDLAEGTIDGPANLPDSVGTVPLVGPISNLIDSERVHLHNDTVAGVIGERFHADSNPDDMAYVTISSGIGAGVAVDGEVLEGWDGNAGELGHMLVDPQGRRTCGCGRDGHWEAYCSGNNIPEYARMLAEEDRGVETALPLDDADFSAKHVFEHAGTDEFASHVVDQVGFWNAMGVTNLVQSYAPLVVYVGGAVALNNPDQVLAPIREYIDESVFNNVPEIRLTSLGDDVVLHGAVASAITGGTGERTR, encoded by the coding sequence ATGCCGTACTACGTCGGCGTTGACCTCGGCGCGACGAACCTGCGCGCCGCCGTCGCGAACGACGACGCGACCGTCCTCGCCACCGACAAGCGGCCGACGCCCCGCGGGCCGACGGGGATTCAGGTCACGGAAGCCGTCCTCGACGCCGTGCGCGCGGCCTGCGAGGACGCCGGCGTCACCCCCGCCGAGGTGCGGGCCGCCGGCATCGGCAGCATCGGCCCGCTGGACCTCGCGGAGGGCACCATCGACGGTCCCGCGAACCTCCCGGACTCCGTGGGGACGGTCCCGCTCGTCGGCCCGATTTCGAACCTCATCGACTCCGAGCGCGTCCACCTCCACAACGACACCGTCGCGGGCGTCATCGGCGAGCGCTTCCACGCCGACAGCAACCCCGACGACATGGCGTACGTCACCATCTCCTCGGGCATCGGCGCGGGCGTCGCCGTCGACGGCGAAGTGCTAGAAGGCTGGGACGGCAACGCCGGCGAACTCGGCCACATGCTCGTCGACCCGCAGGGCCGCCGGACCTGCGGCTGTGGCCGCGACGGCCACTGGGAGGCGTACTGCTCGGGGAACAACATCCCCGAGTACGCCCGCATGCTCGCCGAGGAGGATCGCGGCGTCGAGACCGCACTCCCGCTGGACGACGCCGACTTCTCCGCGAAGCACGTTTTCGAGCACGCCGGCACCGACGAGTTCGCCAGCCACGTCGTCGACCAAGTGGGCTTCTGGAACGCGATGGGGGTCACGAACCTCGTGCAGTCGTACGCGCCCCTTGTGGTCTACGTCGGCGGCGCCGTCGCGCTCAACAACCCCGACCAAGTGCTTGCCCCCATCCGGGAGTACATCGACGAGAGCGTGTTCAACAACGTCCCCGAGATTCGGCTGACGTCGCTGGGCGACGACGTCGTGCTCCACGGCGCGGTCGCCTCTGCCATCACTGGTGGGACCGGCGAACGCACGCGATAA